In Microbacterium cremeum, a genomic segment contains:
- the mutM gene encoding bifunctional DNA-formamidopyrimidine glycosylase/DNA-(apurinic or apyrimidinic site) lyase: protein MPELPEVEVVRAGLAPAVTGATVLGVTVLDERALTRHSGDGAHFEAAVTGRVIGGAARRGKFLWLPLEPVAAAAAPTEALVGHLGMSGQLLLRAPGAAPERHERVRFDIAHPQHGELAVVFADQRTFGSLALDELVPTGDGAPGGFGVDAALAPSQVAHIARDPLDPAFSEAGFRRALSRKDSAIKRVLLDQTVVSGIGNIYADESLWAARIHPETPARTLSARAVGRVLAEVRHVLEKALAEGGTSFDAQYVNVNGQAGYFAHSLNAYGRTGEPCPRCGRPIVRVSFTNRSSHFCPRCQRSPRA from the coding sequence GTGCCTGAGCTCCCCGAGGTCGAGGTCGTCCGCGCCGGCCTCGCGCCGGCGGTCACCGGCGCGACGGTGCTGGGCGTCACGGTGCTCGACGAACGCGCGCTGACGCGCCACTCCGGCGACGGCGCGCACTTCGAAGCGGCGGTCACCGGGCGCGTCATCGGCGGGGCGGCACGACGCGGGAAGTTCCTGTGGCTGCCGCTCGAACCCGTCGCCGCCGCCGCGGCCCCGACCGAGGCTCTCGTCGGTCACCTCGGCATGAGCGGGCAGCTGTTGCTGCGCGCTCCGGGTGCGGCCCCCGAGCGCCACGAGCGGGTGCGCTTCGACATCGCGCACCCGCAGCACGGCGAGCTCGCGGTCGTCTTCGCGGATCAGCGGACGTTCGGATCGCTCGCACTGGACGAGCTCGTGCCCACCGGCGACGGGGCGCCCGGCGGATTCGGCGTCGACGCGGCACTGGCCCCGTCACAGGTCGCCCACATCGCCCGGGACCCTCTCGATCCCGCGTTCTCCGAGGCAGGATTCCGGCGCGCGCTCTCGCGCAAGGACTCGGCGATCAAGCGCGTGCTGCTCGATCAGACCGTGGTCAGCGGCATCGGCAACATCTACGCCGACGAATCCCTCTGGGCCGCCCGCATCCATCCCGAGACCCCGGCGCGGACGCTGTCGGCGCGCGCCGTCGGACGCGTGCTGGCAGAGGTGCGCCACGTGCTCGAGAAGGCGCTGGCCGAAGGCGGCACGAGCTTCGACGCGCAGTACGTGAACGTCAACGGTCAGGCCGGGTACTTCGCCCACTCGCTCAACGCGTACGGCCGCACCGGAGAGCCGTGCCCCCGGTGCGGCCGACCGATCGTGCGGGTGTCGTTCACGAACAGATCGAGCCACTTCTGCCCGCGCTGTCAGCGGTCCCCGCGGGCCTGA
- a CDS encoding GNAT family N-acetyltransferase — protein sequence MTDLARAGVLTVQRVVVPDSLASPDAGIFVEMVRIANAVCRHDAGHDYLHEEPEEMLGFWQDQSDWTQLGYAVLRDEVVLGAAKLMVSNDPGASALEFDVMVDPPHWGAGVEELLLAEVEREARERGLATIQTWTLHRPSTPGPRLSPSTGWGEVPAEDRQTVFHVSNGFTLEQVERNSVLDLTGDFALVERMLADAVTAAGPDYRQIAWTAPTPPEHQDGFAYALSRMSTDAPQGGLVVDEQRWDAARVRRRDARQQSQGLTVSVAAVLHEPTQTIAAYNELVIAEDHGGATQQYGTLVLKEHRGHRLGTIVKCANLLRWRQLVPESPRVSTFNAEENRHMLDINEAIGFVPASYAGAWKKVLDV from the coding sequence ATGACTGATCTCGCACGAGCCGGAGTGCTCACCGTCCAGCGTGTCGTCGTGCCGGACTCGCTGGCGTCGCCCGACGCCGGCATCTTCGTCGAGATGGTCCGCATCGCGAACGCGGTGTGCCGTCACGACGCCGGCCACGACTACCTGCACGAGGAGCCGGAGGAGATGCTCGGCTTCTGGCAGGACCAGTCGGACTGGACGCAGCTCGGCTATGCCGTCCTGCGCGACGAGGTCGTGCTGGGCGCGGCGAAGCTGATGGTCTCGAACGATCCGGGCGCCAGCGCGCTCGAGTTCGATGTCATGGTCGACCCTCCGCATTGGGGCGCCGGCGTGGAGGAGCTGCTCCTCGCCGAGGTCGAGCGCGAGGCGCGAGAGCGCGGTCTCGCGACGATCCAGACCTGGACGCTCCACCGCCCCAGCACGCCGGGCCCTCGCTTGAGCCCGTCGACCGGCTGGGGCGAGGTCCCCGCCGAGGACCGCCAGACCGTGTTCCACGTGTCGAACGGGTTCACGCTGGAACAGGTCGAGCGCAACAGCGTTCTCGACCTCACCGGGGACTTCGCGCTCGTCGAACGCATGCTCGCCGACGCCGTCACTGCGGCCGGACCCGACTACCGTCAGATCGCGTGGACCGCGCCGACGCCGCCCGAGCACCAGGACGGCTTCGCCTATGCGCTCTCGCGGATGTCGACGGATGCACCGCAGGGCGGCCTGGTCGTCGACGAGCAGCGCTGGGATGCTGCGCGCGTGCGGCGGCGCGACGCGCGGCAGCAGTCCCAGGGGCTGACGGTGTCGGTGGCCGCGGTGCTGCACGAGCCGACCCAGACGATCGCGGCGTACAACGAGCTCGTCATCGCGGAGGACCACGGCGGCGCCACGCAGCAGTACGGCACGCTCGTCCTGAAGGAGCACCGCGGACACCGTCTCGGCACGATCGTCAAGTGCGCGAACCTGCTGCGATGGCGGCAGCTCGTGCCCGAATCGCCGCGGGTGTCGACGTTCAACGCCGAGGAGAACCGCCACATGCTCGACATCAACGAGGCGATCGGGTTCGTCCCGGCCTCGTACGCGGGAGCGTGGAAGAAGGTCCTCGACGTGTGA
- a CDS encoding GNAT family N-acetyltransferase produces MKTLTGIEFRPLIVPDSIDSPDAADFVEMVRVRNAIYREISGHDDHRISADEALPHYRETPYERRLAWVILDGGAIVGRIGLDLPNEKGSKVAFWLIELLRDSWGRGIGSSAYDLVERTARDNGRSVLQAWAEHPAAPGPRLAPPTGFGEIPHDHIARFFLRHGYTLEQVERNSAFDLTGSFEDVERLLAEARAASTGYRVVQWFVPTPPEYVDGYAWMKSRMSTDAPSAALEFDEETWDAARIAVHDARYTDAGRTRQVTAAQHIETGELCAFNELVVGKDRTEVTHQEDTLVLKEHRGHKLGTLVKCAALLSWRDVAPQSPRVMTYNAEENRPMLDINEAIGFAPIAYEGAWKKVLDD; encoded by the coding sequence ATGAAGACACTCACCGGGATCGAGTTCCGCCCTCTCATCGTGCCCGACTCGATCGACTCCCCCGACGCCGCCGACTTCGTGGAGATGGTCCGCGTGCGCAACGCCATCTACCGCGAGATCTCGGGCCACGACGACCACCGCATCAGCGCCGACGAGGCGCTCCCCCACTACCGCGAGACCCCGTACGAGCGACGCCTCGCCTGGGTGATCCTCGACGGCGGCGCCATCGTGGGCCGCATCGGCCTCGACCTGCCGAACGAGAAGGGCTCGAAAGTCGCGTTCTGGCTCATCGAGTTGCTGCGTGATTCGTGGGGACGCGGCATCGGCTCGTCCGCGTACGACCTCGTGGAGCGCACCGCGCGCGACAACGGCCGCTCCGTGCTGCAGGCCTGGGCCGAGCATCCGGCGGCTCCCGGGCCGCGGCTCGCACCGCCGACCGGGTTCGGCGAGATCCCGCACGATCACATCGCCCGGTTCTTCCTGCGCCACGGGTACACGCTCGAGCAGGTCGAGCGCAACAGCGCGTTCGACCTCACCGGCTCGTTCGAGGATGTCGAACGGCTGCTCGCCGAGGCCCGCGCGGCGTCGACCGGCTATCGCGTGGTGCAGTGGTTCGTTCCGACGCCCCCGGAGTACGTCGACGGCTATGCGTGGATGAAGTCGCGCATGTCGACGGACGCCCCGTCCGCCGCGCTCGAATTCGACGAGGAGACGTGGGATGCCGCGCGCATCGCCGTGCACGATGCGCGGTACACCGACGCCGGCCGCACGCGGCAGGTCACGGCCGCGCAGCACATCGAGACGGGCGAACTGTGCGCCTTCAACGAGCTCGTGGTCGGCAAGGACCGCACCGAGGTCACGCACCAGGAGGACACGCTCGTGCTCAAGGAGCACCGGGGCCACAAGCTCGGCACCCTCGTCAAGTGCGCGGCGCTCCTGTCGTGGCGGGATGTCGCGCCGCAGTCCCCGCGGGTGATGACGTACAACGCAGAAGAGAATCGCCCGATGCTCGACATCAACGAGGCGATCGGATTCGCGCCCATCGCGTATGAGGGCGCGTGGAAGAAGGTGCTCGATGACTGA